In Numidum massiliense, a single genomic region encodes these proteins:
- a CDS encoding P27 family phage terminase small subunit yields MAGRPSKPVQLLKLEGKSHRTKKELAHREKAEKSLYTGTKFRESPAVKSDPIAHKEFLRLKKLYKYIQYVDGLDEQIINRYCMMVSQENSLIERIAQLEGISNELDGPGEKIEMFKLITSTTTKLNQTRDMLLKLEDRLFLNPTARVKAIPKTPPEKEDTSPMAKFLKSRERNA; encoded by the coding sequence ATGGCGGGGAGACCGAGTAAGCCGGTGCAACTGCTCAAACTGGAAGGGAAAAGCCACCGGACAAAAAAAGAACTGGCGCATCGGGAAAAGGCCGAAAAATCATTATACACCGGGACAAAGTTTAGGGAGTCTCCCGCCGTAAAGTCCGACCCGATCGCGCACAAAGAGTTTTTGAGACTAAAGAAATTATACAAGTACATCCAATATGTCGATGGGCTTGACGAACAAATTATTAACCGTTACTGCATGATGGTAAGCCAAGAAAATAGTTTGATAGAGCGAATAGCCCAGTTGGAGGGAATATCTAACGAGTTAGACGGCCCAGGTGAAAAGATCGAGATGTTTAAACTCATAACAAGCACGACGACAAAGCTCAATCAAACAAGAGACATGCTGTTAAAGTTGGAGGATCGGCTATTTTTGAACCCGACAGCGCGGGTGAAGGCGATACCGAAAACACCTCCTGAAAAAGAGGATACGTCGCCCATGGCTAAATTCCTAAAAAGCCGTGAGCGCAATGCCTAA
- a CDS encoding Kiwa anti-phage protein KwaB-like domain-containing protein, which translates to MNINEVAKMLEKNQESQGKLSVLFVSKKGTKYQAYQPQVSNKVQQDVIKLFKEHLETIIAKDLKEREFNPSGQPNDEYSVCSYEYVGNFHEVTSLYKNTKEEEMRADQINFLIFRLRINEDENPIKYLYLFRKNHKLKNIRKGFWIRKISDTYDKLSDSDLIGIDGSIDAIAFEDELAFFSHISAERIFNLREKFAQNARKVLNEIEDGGRIDNFDEFKEECLNDVRITRRLTKMHSNPRIVKLFHEYFSNAQEVVELFDLNISFNEDNTKIVYSHKDELKDITMLMRDAYYRTILADRKGIDDFN; encoded by the coding sequence TTGAACATAAACGAAGTAGCAAAAATGTTGGAGAAGAACCAGGAATCCCAGGGGAAATTATCAGTTCTATTTGTAAGTAAAAAAGGAACGAAGTATCAAGCGTATCAACCGCAGGTTTCTAACAAAGTTCAACAGGATGTAATTAAGCTATTTAAGGAACACCTGGAAACTATAATTGCAAAAGACTTAAAGGAAAGGGAATTTAATCCAAGTGGGCAACCGAATGATGAGTACTCGGTTTGCAGTTATGAATACGTCGGAAACTTCCACGAGGTAACTAGTTTGTACAAAAATACAAAAGAAGAAGAAATGAGAGCCGATCAAATAAACTTTTTGATTTTCAGGCTGAGAATTAACGAAGATGAAAATCCTATAAAGTATCTTTACTTATTCAGGAAAAACCATAAGTTAAAGAATATAAGAAAGGGCTTTTGGATTAGAAAGATATCCGATACATATGATAAACTGTCAGATTCTGACTTGATAGGGATAGATGGGAGCATTGATGCCATTGCGTTTGAAGATGAACTTGCATTCTTCTCTCATATTTCAGCAGAAAGGATTTTTAATTTAAGGGAGAAGTTCGCGCAAAATGCCCGAAAGGTATTAAACGAGATAGAGGACGGTGGCAGAATTGATAACTTTGATGAATTCAAGGAAGAGTGTTTAAATGACGTAAGGATCACCAGAAGGCTAACTAAAATGCATTCGAACCCAAGAATTGTAAAACTATTTCATGAGTACTTTTCAAACGCACAAGAGGTCGTGGAATTGTTTGATTTGAATATCTCATTCAATGAGGATAACACAAAAATTGTATATAGTCATAAAGATGAACTGAAGGACATCACGATGCTTATGAGAGATGCGTATTACAGGACGATATTGGCAGACAGAAAGGGTATAGACGACTTTAATTAG
- a CDS encoding phage major capsid protein: MNKKLRELLEKIENRKAEARKLLADNKIEEAAAIRDEVVDLQNEFDVAKDLYEQEKEQAENFKPIEAQNDVHTFLNHVRTRFKNAMHEGSGKDGGYIVPQDILTQINEYRESKDALQNLVTVEPVSTKSGSRVFKKRAQQTGFAKVDEMGNIPEKSTPQFTNLMYDVDKYAGFMKVTNELLKDSDQAIASVLTKWIGDESRVTRNKLILEALGAKEKTAFSGPDDIKTALNVTLDPAFRYTSTIVTNQDGYNYLDTLKDETGNYLLQPTVAEDSSKMLFGVPVQVVSNKDMPSNSSKAPVIIGDLKEAVVMFDRQTTEISASDVAGDAYLTDVTLFRAIERLDLKLRDDEAFVYGEIEVTSGGVEG, from the coding sequence GTGAACAAAAAATTACGTGAGCTCCTTGAAAAAATCGAAAACAGAAAAGCGGAGGCTAGGAAGCTACTAGCTGACAACAAGATTGAGGAAGCCGCCGCGATCCGAGATGAAGTTGTGGACTTGCAAAACGAATTCGACGTTGCAAAGGATCTTTACGAACAGGAGAAAGAGCAAGCCGAAAACTTTAAGCCGATCGAGGCGCAAAATGATGTGCACACTTTTTTAAACCATGTGCGTACGCGGTTTAAAAACGCAATGCACGAGGGGTCTGGAAAAGATGGTGGCTATATCGTTCCGCAGGACATTCTAACGCAGATTAACGAATATCGCGAGAGCAAAGACGCGCTCCAAAACCTCGTGACCGTTGAGCCAGTTTCCACTAAATCGGGTAGCCGCGTGTTTAAAAAGCGTGCACAGCAAACAGGGTTTGCTAAAGTCGATGAGATGGGGAACATTCCAGAGAAATCCACACCACAATTCACGAATCTAATGTACGATGTGGACAAATACGCAGGTTTCATGAAAGTCACCAATGAACTGTTAAAGGACAGTGACCAAGCTATCGCAAGTGTGTTAACCAAGTGGATTGGCGACGAAAGCCGTGTAACGCGCAATAAGTTGATCCTAGAAGCATTAGGAGCGAAGGAGAAAACAGCATTCAGCGGACCGGACGACATTAAAACGGCGTTGAACGTGACGCTTGACCCAGCGTTCCGCTATACATCCACGATCGTGACGAACCAAGACGGATACAACTATCTAGACACGTTGAAAGACGAAACAGGCAACTATCTACTTCAGCCGACCGTAGCTGAAGACAGCAGTAAAATGCTTTTTGGTGTCCCCGTCCAGGTGGTGTCTAACAAGGATATGCCGTCTAACAGCTCTAAAGCGCCGGTCATCATTGGCGATTTGAAAGAGGCTGTTGTCATGTTCGACCGACAAACTACGGAAATCTCGGCCAGTGACGTAGCGGGTGATGCCTATTTGACAGACGTGACGCTGTTCCGAGCAATTGAGCGGTTGGATCTGAAATTGCGCGATGATGAAGCCTTTGTCTATGGTGAAATCGAGGTAACCAGCGGAGGAGTTGAAGGGTAA
- a CDS encoding HNH endonuclease: MPSRPKKPCAAPGCPNLTDGQYCEQHAHKSAERDRYYDRHHRDKQARTFYRSPEWKLVRQRALNRDSGLCQHCLRRKRITMADMVDHIVPIRKAWHLRLDTRNLQSLCNSCHNKKTAEDKRRYGM, encoded by the coding sequence ATGCCAAGTAGACCAAAGAAACCGTGCGCTGCACCTGGATGCCCGAACCTTACAGACGGCCAGTACTGTGAGCAGCACGCACACAAAAGCGCAGAGCGCGACAGGTATTACGACCGCCACCATCGCGACAAACAGGCGCGAACTTTTTACAGGTCTCCGGAGTGGAAGCTAGTGAGGCAGCGTGCATTGAACCGCGACAGTGGATTGTGTCAACATTGTCTGCGGCGGAAGCGTATCACGATGGCCGATATGGTTGACCACATCGTACCGATCCGGAAGGCGTGGCACCTGAGACTAGACACAAGGAACTTACAATCGCTTTGCAACAGCTGCCACAACAAGAAGACCGCGGAAGACAAAAGGAGGTACGGGATGTAA
- a CDS encoding ATP-dependent helicase — protein sequence MNLDGMNPAQLEATTHIDGPCCVIAGAGSGKTRVLTHRIAYLIEQGVPAEQILACTFTRKAASEMTERLEPLVGREADLLNLGTIHSMCYRILREEWRNTGEDYEILNDYWQKRYVKDILAPAGPKNPDGMNWGADVGDVLGVISKQKNELVTAQMFQKRIVDYDANDAGRYARAYELYEERKQQEGKLDFDDMLIRCYYLLAENPVILAKYQERYKYILVDEFQDTNHAQWEIIRMLADPEANLFVVGDDWQSIYGFRGARPEYIVNFQKWYPEAEIVVLDTNYRSNSQIINVSNAVIQNNQDQYPKTVLAHRDPGREPMMLHATDEEHEAELIVSEIQTLIKNGTKPGEIAILYRTNSQSRAFEDKLVRANISYTIVGSAGFYGRKEVKHMIGYLQVIADTNNDEAVKRILNVPNRFLGRVLIQNVESFAIQNGLSFYDAMQCIDNLRMFQKRNISEFVELIEELRRHSYPPAQTIQLIRELTEYDAWLKKEDGDTDGENARIENLNELQSAASRHSDLTSFLQFVEMMTSRSQSNDDSDDRVQLMTIHRSKGLEYPAVFLTGMVNDLLPHKNAVGYVDGQILPNTCTEERRLCYVGMTRARDLLYMSYFDRYQGKDVEPSIFLTETAKERHVDDVSGTGTRHVI from the coding sequence ATGAATTTAGACGGAATGAATCCAGCACAGTTGGAAGCTACCACACACATTGACGGACCGTGTTGTGTGATCGCGGGGGCGGGCTCGGGTAAAACCCGGGTCCTTACCCACCGCATTGCATACCTGATTGAACAGGGAGTGCCTGCAGAACAGATTTTGGCATGTACGTTCACGCGGAAGGCAGCAAGCGAAATGACAGAGCGTCTAGAGCCGCTAGTAGGGCGTGAGGCGGACTTACTCAATCTCGGGACCATTCACTCTATGTGTTATCGAATTCTCCGCGAGGAATGGCGTAACACCGGCGAAGACTACGAAATACTGAATGACTACTGGCAAAAACGTTACGTCAAAGATATTTTAGCGCCGGCCGGCCCAAAGAACCCGGATGGCATGAACTGGGGCGCTGACGTCGGAGACGTACTAGGGGTTATCAGCAAGCAGAAAAACGAGCTAGTGACCGCTCAAATGTTTCAAAAGCGGATCGTTGACTATGACGCTAATGACGCCGGCAGGTACGCGAGAGCTTACGAACTGTACGAAGAGCGGAAGCAGCAGGAAGGAAAACTAGACTTCGATGACATGCTAATCCGTTGTTATTACCTACTGGCAGAAAATCCGGTCATTCTCGCAAAGTACCAAGAACGATACAAGTACATCCTTGTTGACGAGTTTCAAGACACGAATCACGCACAGTGGGAAATCATACGGATGCTTGCGGATCCAGAAGCTAATTTGTTTGTCGTAGGCGATGACTGGCAGTCAATCTATGGATTCCGTGGTGCGCGTCCGGAGTATATTGTCAACTTCCAAAAGTGGTATCCGGAAGCGGAAATTGTTGTGTTAGACACCAACTATCGTTCGAACTCTCAAATTATCAATGTCAGTAACGCGGTGATTCAGAACAACCAAGACCAGTATCCGAAGACAGTACTTGCACACCGGGATCCCGGTCGCGAACCAATGATGTTGCACGCGACAGACGAAGAGCATGAGGCGGAGTTGATAGTGTCGGAGATTCAAACGCTCATTAAAAATGGCACAAAACCGGGTGAGATAGCGATCCTTTACCGCACAAATTCACAGTCGCGAGCATTTGAAGACAAACTTGTCCGAGCAAACATTTCGTACACGATCGTAGGAAGCGCCGGTTTCTATGGCCGCAAGGAAGTTAAGCATATGATCGGTTATTTGCAGGTGATCGCAGACACTAATAACGACGAAGCGGTCAAACGCATTTTGAATGTCCCTAATCGCTTCTTGGGTCGTGTGTTGATTCAGAACGTCGAAAGTTTCGCGATTCAAAACGGCTTAAGTTTTTATGACGCGATGCAATGTATCGACAATCTAAGGATGTTCCAGAAACGAAACATTAGCGAGTTCGTGGAGTTGATTGAGGAGCTGCGTCGTCACTCGTACCCGCCGGCACAAACCATTCAATTGATCCGCGAACTGACGGAATACGATGCATGGCTAAAGAAAGAGGACGGCGACACGGACGGCGAGAATGCGCGAATCGAAAACTTGAACGAGTTGCAGTCAGCAGCCAGCCGGCACAGCGACTTGACGAGCTTCCTACAGTTTGTCGAGATGATGACCTCCCGCTCACAGTCAAATGACGATAGCGACGATCGTGTGCAGCTCATGACGATCCACCGCTCGAAAGGGCTGGAATACCCGGCGGTGTTCTTAACCGGTATGGTGAACGATCTCTTACCGCATAAAAACGCCGTCGGCTATGTTGACGGACAGATATTGCCCAATACGTGTACCGAGGAACGACGGTTATGCTACGTGGGCATGACACGTGCGAGAGATTTGCTTTACATGAGTTACTTCGATCGGTACCAAGGCAAGGACGTGGAGCCGTCAATATTCCTAACAGAGACGGCTAAAGAAAGACATGTCGACGACGTGTCGGGGACAGGTACACGACATGTCATATAA
- a CDS encoding putative metallopeptidase codes for MATTFKDAPEVKMLVDKLVYNCSEFKCLRHAQILTRFRYGTWNSRGKIKLGMAKVLTPFERFETDAECAVIVNGDIWGNLNVKQREALVYHELCHFEEMTDAMGNPKEDENKRPMYKTVGHDVEEFSAVVRKYGLWMADVRKFGQVVKEVEQLSMFEEGKVHKLEVTGS; via the coding sequence ATGGCCACCACGTTCAAAGACGCGCCGGAAGTGAAAATGCTTGTGGATAAACTTGTGTATAACTGCAGTGAGTTTAAGTGTTTGCGTCACGCGCAAATTTTAACGAGGTTCCGTTATGGCACTTGGAATTCGCGGGGAAAAATAAAACTTGGCATGGCAAAGGTGCTAACACCGTTTGAACGCTTCGAGACTGACGCGGAATGTGCCGTAATCGTGAATGGCGATATTTGGGGTAACCTTAACGTCAAACAGCGTGAGGCGCTAGTTTATCACGAGCTTTGCCATTTTGAAGAAATGACCGATGCCATGGGCAATCCGAAAGAGGACGAGAACAAACGGCCAATGTACAAGACGGTTGGGCATGATGTCGAGGAGTTTTCAGCAGTCGTTCGGAAGTACGGCCTATGGATGGCGGATGTGCGTAAGTTCGGGCAGGTCGTAAAAGAGGTTGAACAGCTGTCGATGTTTGAAGAAGGCAAAGTCCACAAGTTGGAGGTGACCGGCTCATGA
- a CDS encoding head maturation protease, ClpP-related, with protein MSFWKFIRNKASDDNIETVELRIEGDIVDDEDMWFYEWFGEPAAAPNAFREELTEYKGQDLTVWIDSYGGSVFAGASIYNALREHDGRITVKIDSKAMSAASVIAMAGDEILISPVSVMMIHNPLTYAYGDMRDLRKTAGILDEVKQSIVNAYVDKTGKPAGEISEMMDDETWMSANVAVKQGFADGVLYQDEQLDVANMAGFNFNRLAIVNSAQRSVKKAVELINKPYDDKEKLALYLDLI; from the coding sequence ATGAGCTTTTGGAAGTTCATTAGGAACAAGGCTTCAGACGACAATATAGAAACCGTGGAGCTTCGCATCGAAGGCGATATTGTCGATGACGAGGATATGTGGTTTTATGAGTGGTTTGGTGAGCCTGCGGCAGCCCCAAACGCTTTTCGTGAAGAGTTAACCGAATACAAAGGGCAAGATCTAACCGTGTGGATTGATAGTTACGGCGGCAGCGTATTCGCCGGCGCGTCGATTTATAACGCGCTTAGGGAACACGATGGCAGAATTACGGTCAAAATTGACAGCAAGGCCATGAGTGCGGCTTCTGTGATCGCGATGGCTGGTGACGAGATACTAATATCGCCAGTATCCGTTATGATGATCCATAATCCTCTGACTTACGCGTATGGGGATATGCGGGATCTACGCAAGACGGCGGGGATACTTGACGAGGTGAAACAGTCGATCGTAAATGCATACGTCGATAAAACCGGTAAGCCCGCAGGAGAGATCTCCGAGATGATGGATGACGAAACATGGATGTCTGCAAATGTGGCGGTTAAGCAAGGTTTTGCCGACGGAGTGCTGTACCAAGATGAACAACTTGATGTTGCAAACATGGCAGGTTTTAATTTTAACCGCTTGGCAATCGTTAACAGTGCACAGCGGTCTGTTAAAAAAGCGGTTGAGTTGATCAATAAACCATACGATGACAAAGAAAAACTAGCGCTCTATCTTGACTTAATTTAA
- the dnaB gene encoding replicative DNA helicase, with amino-acid sequence MAAETVLFPHNVDAEQAVIGTLLLEPNLIAETADKLKPEHFYIAAHRLIFETMLEQSEDGKSIDFVTLGTDLTNHQAFKGKEVISYLTELANAVPTTATLPRHIERVQEEALRREMFRTGQQLMQQAKEYNKPAVEVLDKAEQHVLSLVQFTGDTEGPESLAEAAGRRWEYLYHTKDDPSVLGVKTGFVDVDNMLGGLQPAEFILLAARPSMGKTALSLQIAKNIAAAGKGAVLYFSLEMSKDMLVDRLICAEAGLDHVKIKNRTLTEKEWDRGSKAMTEISQLNLMIDDEVSTTAAMRSVARKVKRESGLALIVIDYLQLIADKPERAQNSQNDIVTAISRRLKAMAKSLQVPVMALSQLNRATEKRGDHRPMLSDLRDSGSLEQDADQAWFIHRPEYYNPKDSPGIAEIMIAKNRNGPVGVQELSFTKQFARFGNLAATGGTQDAARPKRRQSQSKRHGWRQE; translated from the coding sequence ATGGCAGCAGAGACAGTTTTATTCCCGCATAACGTGGATGCTGAGCAGGCTGTTATTGGCACGCTGCTACTTGAGCCTAACTTGATCGCAGAAACAGCCGATAAGCTTAAACCAGAGCACTTTTACATTGCGGCTCACCGGCTGATTTTTGAAACGATGCTCGAGCAGTCGGAAGACGGCAAGTCGATCGACTTCGTGACACTAGGGACAGACCTAACCAATCACCAAGCCTTTAAAGGCAAAGAGGTCATCTCATACTTGACTGAACTTGCTAATGCTGTACCGACCACAGCGACATTGCCACGACACATTGAACGTGTCCAAGAAGAAGCGTTACGCCGGGAAATGTTCCGCACCGGTCAACAGCTTATGCAGCAAGCAAAAGAGTACAACAAGCCGGCTGTTGAAGTGCTCGATAAGGCAGAACAACACGTGTTATCCCTTGTGCAGTTTACAGGTGACACAGAGGGGCCGGAATCGCTAGCAGAAGCGGCCGGCCGTCGATGGGAGTACCTTTACCACACCAAGGACGATCCAAGCGTGCTGGGCGTAAAAACAGGCTTCGTAGACGTCGATAACATGCTTGGCGGTTTGCAGCCGGCAGAATTTATTTTACTCGCTGCACGGCCGTCGATGGGGAAGACAGCTCTTAGCTTACAGATCGCGAAGAACATAGCGGCAGCCGGCAAAGGTGCAGTGCTTTATTTTAGTCTCGAGATGTCGAAAGACATGCTGGTCGATCGCCTAATATGCGCTGAGGCTGGATTGGATCATGTGAAGATCAAAAATCGAACCCTGACGGAAAAAGAGTGGGATCGCGGAAGTAAAGCGATGACTGAAATTAGTCAGCTCAATTTGATGATCGATGACGAAGTAAGCACGACAGCGGCCATGCGATCCGTCGCAAGAAAGGTAAAACGTGAAAGCGGCCTTGCGTTGATCGTGATCGACTATTTGCAGCTGATAGCAGACAAACCAGAACGCGCACAGAACTCGCAAAACGATATCGTAACCGCGATCTCACGGAGGTTAAAAGCGATGGCAAAGAGTTTACAGGTCCCAGTGATGGCGTTGTCGCAACTTAACCGAGCAACAGAAAAACGAGGCGATCATCGGCCAATGCTATCAGACCTACGTGATAGTGGCAGTCTCGAGCAAGACGCGGATCAGGCGTGGTTTATACACCGACCGGAGTATTACAACCCGAAAGATTCGCCAGGCATTGCGGAGATCATGATTGCAAAAAACCGTAATGGTCCAGTAGGTGTTCAGGAGCTAAGCTTTACAAAGCAGTTTGCCCGTTTCGGGAACCTTGCGGCAACAGGAGGGACGCAAGATGCAGCAAGACCAAAGAGACGACAGTCCCAATCAAAGCGTCATGGCTGGCGGCAAGAATGA
- a CDS encoding RusA family crossover junction endodeoxyribonuclease: MIVFAVYGDPVAQGRPRATTVNGRVRMYDPPKSRNYKEYLRFLAAEHAPDKLLEGPLAMDLRVYRRIPKSFSKKKKAAAIAGELRPVTKPDADNYLKSVKDALNGVIWRDDSQVVNVSVGKWYGEKPRVEIRISGIEEVNKHES, translated from the coding sequence ATGATTGTGTTTGCAGTCTATGGCGATCCGGTTGCTCAAGGCCGGCCGCGTGCGACAACGGTAAATGGGCGGGTGCGGATGTACGATCCGCCTAAGTCGCGAAACTACAAGGAGTACTTACGGTTCTTAGCTGCTGAACATGCGCCAGACAAACTGCTCGAAGGTCCACTAGCGATGGACCTACGAGTTTACCGCCGGATCCCGAAGAGTTTTAGCAAAAAGAAGAAGGCTGCAGCAATCGCCGGCGAGCTTCGTCCTGTGACAAAGCCCGATGCCGACAACTACCTAAAAAGCGTAAAGGACGCACTTAACGGTGTGATTTGGCGCGATGACAGTCAGGTTGTGAATGTCTCGGTAGGTAAGTGGTACGGCGAAAAGCCGCGAGTTGAAATCCGGATATCCGGAATAGAGGAGGTTAATAAACATGAAAGTTAG
- a CDS encoding terminase large subunit, with the protein MLNAVDDFYGQPLLLLDWQHETIWDVYGTVKDDGLRQYRFAYLEVPKKNGKTSLIGALSLYHLVCDGPGGQIYCCAADREQAQLVYRAACGMIEQDTELEKVLKVLNSRKEIINVHTGTTLKVLSAEAYTKHGINPTVVIFDELHAQPNRDLWDVMTFGAGAARKEPLWWVITTAGDDPDRTSIGWEVHEQAVKIRDGELVDPSWYVKIYNAPEDANIFDEQVWYEANPSLGHTINIEAVRQEALAARNSEASERLFRWLRLNQWVSLKRIGWQPLSLWDQTNGDWDLSELVGKKCYPGLDLSSTTDITAVCYLFPPQEGFSAWRAIFDAWIPEDNMKERVLRDKVPYDRWVNQKYLHATPGNVVDYSFVESRILTANKQYNIQTLGTDPWNSRMLTQRLMREGVDVVEIPQNFAGQSLAMKTLERLMKSGSLTHEINPLARWCWGNVVVAVDGNENIKPMKNKSKDRIDVTVALINAMATAMMFESTEIDFTEATSDYLQMMGW; encoded by the coding sequence ATGCTTAACGCGGTTGACGATTTTTACGGTCAACCGCTTTTGTTACTCGACTGGCAACACGAAACGATATGGGACGTATATGGAACAGTTAAAGACGACGGACTAAGGCAATATCGGTTTGCTTACCTTGAAGTGCCAAAAAAGAACGGTAAGACTTCGTTGATCGGCGCGCTATCTCTCTATCATTTAGTTTGCGACGGTCCGGGAGGACAGATCTATTGTTGTGCGGCAGACAGGGAACAAGCTCAGCTTGTTTACCGCGCTGCTTGCGGAATGATTGAACAGGATACCGAGCTTGAAAAGGTATTAAAAGTCCTGAACAGCCGGAAAGAAATAATAAACGTTCATACCGGGACAACGCTAAAGGTACTGTCTGCAGAGGCGTATACAAAACACGGTATTAACCCGACTGTCGTCATATTTGACGAACTTCACGCCCAGCCGAACCGTGACCTATGGGATGTGATGACATTTGGTGCCGGTGCCGCTCGGAAGGAACCTCTTTGGTGGGTAATCACTACAGCCGGCGACGATCCTGATCGTACGTCGATTGGCTGGGAGGTACATGAACAGGCAGTAAAAATAAGAGACGGCGAGCTAGTGGATCCATCATGGTACGTGAAAATATACAACGCACCAGAAGATGCAAACATATTCGACGAACAAGTGTGGTATGAGGCGAACCCTTCATTAGGGCACACTATCAATATCGAAGCAGTCCGACAGGAAGCACTAGCCGCTCGCAACAGCGAGGCGTCAGAACGACTTTTCCGTTGGCTACGTCTTAACCAGTGGGTTTCGCTTAAACGGATCGGGTGGCAGCCGTTAAGCCTTTGGGATCAGACTAACGGCGATTGGGATTTGTCGGAACTTGTCGGCAAGAAGTGCTACCCCGGGTTAGACTTGTCGAGTACGACGGATATCACGGCAGTATGCTATTTATTTCCGCCACAAGAGGGTTTTTCTGCCTGGCGGGCAATATTTGATGCGTGGATCCCGGAGGACAACATGAAAGAACGTGTTTTGCGCGATAAAGTACCTTACGACCGTTGGGTTAATCAGAAATACTTACACGCCACGCCGGGCAACGTAGTCGACTACAGCTTTGTTGAATCGCGAATACTAACGGCAAACAAACAGTACAACATACAGACACTTGGCACTGACCCGTGGAACAGCCGCATGCTCACACAGCGATTGATGCGTGAAGGTGTTGATGTTGTGGAGATACCGCAAAACTTTGCTGGTCAAAGCTTGGCGATGAAAACCCTCGAGCGGTTAATGAAGTCGGGGAGTTTAACGCACGAAATAAACCCGCTCGCACGGTGGTGCTGGGGTAACGTTGTTGTAGCAGTAGACGGCAACGAGAATATAAAGCCGATGAAAAACAAATCGAAAGACCGGATCGACGTGACGGTAGCGCTGATAAACGCCATGGCGACTGCAATGATGTTTGAAAGTACCGAGATTGATTTCACAGAAGCTACTAGCGACTATCTTCAAATGATGGGGTGGTAG
- a CDS encoding phage portal protein, producing the protein MFNWIKRMFKNENESADLNHPKFLEWLGIDANLPRDKLSEATYFACLKILSESMGKLPLHMLKKTDRGIVASDKEELYNLLKLRPNPYMTSATFWSTVEMNRNHYGNSYVWKRYKGPEVKDLWIMPSENVSIVIDDKGILGKTDKIWYKYTDKKTGILYTFNHDEVLHFKTSTTFDGISGAPIRDILKTTVDGALESQRFMNNLYKTGLTGKAVLEYTGDLDEKAKRRLVKGFEEFANGSKNAGRIIPVPLGMKLVPLDIKLTDSQFFELKKYSALQIAAAFGIKPNQINDYEKSSYASAEAQNLAFYVDTLLYILKQYEEEITYKILSSQLVEEGYHFKFNVNVILRADIKTQMEALAKGVNNGIYTPNEARGYLNQPALDGGDVLMLNGNYIPVTMVGEQYQRGGESQ; encoded by the coding sequence ATGTTTAACTGGATTAAGAGAATGTTTAAAAACGAAAACGAGAGTGCAGACCTAAACCACCCAAAGTTTTTGGAATGGCTCGGTATAGACGCCAATTTACCGAGAGATAAGTTGTCAGAGGCGACTTACTTCGCTTGTTTAAAAATCTTGTCAGAAAGCATGGGGAAGCTACCGCTACACATGCTAAAAAAGACTGACAGGGGGATTGTAGCAAGCGATAAAGAAGAATTGTATAACTTATTAAAGCTTAGGCCTAATCCGTACATGACGAGCGCTACATTCTGGTCGACGGTTGAGATGAACAGGAACCACTACGGAAACTCCTATGTCTGGAAAAGATATAAGGGTCCGGAGGTGAAAGACCTGTGGATCATGCCTAGCGAAAACGTGTCGATCGTAATTGACGATAAGGGGATATTAGGCAAGACGGATAAGATTTGGTACAAGTATACCGACAAAAAAACAGGAATTCTATACACGTTTAACCATGACGAGGTTTTGCATTTTAAAACATCAACAACGTTTGATGGTATCAGCGGTGCGCCGATCCGCGACATCTTGAAAACCACGGTAGATGGCGCGCTGGAGAGTCAAAGGTTTATGAACAATCTTTACAAGACAGGGTTAACGGGTAAAGCCGTGCTCGAGTACACCGGGGACCTTGACGAGAAGGCAAAGCGGCGGTTGGTAAAAGGGTTCGAAGAATTTGCAAACGGGTCGAAGAACGCCGGAAGGATAATTCCCGTACCGCTTGGTATGAAACTCGTACCGCTTGACATCAAATTAACGGATAGTCAGTTCTTCGAACTTAAGAAGTATTCCGCGCTGCAAATCGCTGCAGCCTTCGGCATTAAACCAAATCAAATAAATGATTATGAGAAGTCAAGTTACGCCTCAGCTGAGGCGCAAAACTTGGCTTTTTACGTTGATACCCTTCTTTACATTTTGAAGCAGTATGAGGAAGAGATCACTTATAAGATTTTAAGTTCGCAACTTGTAGAGGAAGGTTATCACTTTAAATTTAACGTCAACGTTATTTTGAGAGCCGATATTAAAACGCAAATGGAAGCCTTGGCTAAAGGGGTGAATAACGGCATTTATACTCCAAACGAAGCAAGGGGGTACTTAAACCAGCCGGCCTTAGATGGAGGAGACGTTTTAATGCTCAACGGTAATTACATCCCTGTAACAATGGTCGGGGAGCAGTATCAGAGAGGGGGTGAAAGTCAATGA